TGAGAGAGGGAATATCCATGGGCAGGAATAACTTTAACATGATCAATCCGCCGATGGGAATAAAGATATTATCCAATCCTTGCCAGGCGATCGCCTCTAAAACCATCACTTGCAAGCCTAGAATCACCGCAATTAATAGGCTTTCGGCTCGTCCTGTCTCCGTGAGCAGCAGTAAAGGAACATGGGTACTTAAAAAAGCTACTGTGAACAAGGCGATCGACCCTTCCGCACTTTTGTGTCCCTCCGAGGTACTATAGGTGTGCAATCCATAGCTCACCCCAATGAGTGCGGCAACTGCATCCCCAAGTGTCAGAAGGAGCATGGGAATCAGATAGTAGACCCAATTCCCTTGGGACAAGGTAAAAACCAAGGCAACTGAAAGGGGAAAATACACTTCTCCCCACGAGCTACGAGCTACGCCATCCGTTACGCTGCCCAACCGTTGATGAAAGTAGGGGATAAACTTAATACTGCATAAAAAGGCGATCGCGCCCATAGCCAAGCCAATTACCGGCAGGGGCGAATCAAATAACCAGGGAAAACTTAACGTTACTAACCCCATGCCCACATGAAGTAATTTACGCACCCATTCTGGATGTGGAGAGTACCGGTGCTGATACTCTCGCAACAGGAGCATCAAGCCGGCGAGAATCGATAAGACGAACAGTACACTCACCCAAGGAGGAAACATGGGGATTGATAGCGCTTCGCGCTAGGGAATAGGGAAAAAGTAGGTTTTACCGTATATCAATTGAAAATTAGAACTGAAAAATGATTTTATTTTAATTCTTCCGATGATTATTATCCAACTCAATCCTTGTGCCTGCCCATTGGAGCTTATTGCGGAGGGTGCGATAGTAGGAATGGTTTTCTTCGAGGATAATAAATTTGGCTTGATAATCAGCCATTCGCACATCAACACGATGACCTGGCCAAATGGCTGTACCCATGACTCCATCTGTCCAGAGTTTGGTACTTAAATCGTAGTCTGCCAGGGGCCAAACACTGACGATGCAGCCAGACGGAATAACAATAGGACGACTCGATAAACTTAACGGACAAATGGGAGTCACAGTCATGGCCTCCATTCCTTCATGAATGATCGGCCCATTGGCAGAGAGATTGTAACACGTTGAACCCGTGGGAGTGGAGACCAATAAACCATCCCCTTGATATTGATCGACGACTTCCCCATCGATCTCAATCTCTAGCTTCGAGGTAATCATGCGGTCATGGGAAGCCGGTTTAATGCAGATTTCATTCAACGCCAAAAAGCGATCGCTCACCGGAGGGATAAACCGCTGATTGCCTTCATAAACTGCTGCTTGGAGCATCATACGTCGTTGTATGGCGTAGCGATCGCCTTGCAACCGTTCCCAAACCCGTTGCGTATCATAAAAATTATCTGCCGACTCCGTTAAAAAACCTAAATTTCCCCCAATATTCACCGCTAAAATCGGGATACCTTCGGCTGCCAACTGTCGAGTGGCTGCCAGTGCCGTGCCATCTCCCCCCAAAACCACTGCCAGATCAATGGGTTCAGTCGCTGAAGCCAAAAATACAGGATATGGATTATCTTTAGCCCCCGATGGCCCCATCAGCACTCGACAACCCAAAGCATCCAACTCTTTCGCGCATCGTTCTGCCCATTTACGACTATCCGGGTCTCCTGCTTTATGGGAAATAATGACCTGTTTGAGTTCCACGATTCAATGAATAATTAACCTGAGTTCGGGATAAGCGATCGCTAGAAAATAATGAATACGAGCATCGGGTACGCTGACTTGTGAGAAATTATCAGCCTGATCCCTTCTCATAACTACCAGCTTAGAAGAACGGTTCTGCTATGTCGATGACTTTTGTCAAATATTTGAACCGGCTTAATTAACCATAGTAATTGAATCTCCTTCGACTAGCATTGATTGCTCCCAGACTTGAGTCCATCGCCCCACAGTAAAAATGCCTCACTCACGTTAAAATAAACCTGAATTACATCAGGTCAGGTAAGAGAATGGCACTAATTATCACAGGTAAGAAGCTAATTCGAGACTTAGAGAGCGAAGGCGCACTGGGCATGTATGTCCCCCTAGAAGGAGGAGAGGAAGGACGCTATATCCGCCGCGTCCGTGCAGCCGGTTATACACTACTGTCCCTAGACGCAAGAGGTTTAGGAGATTTATCCGCTTATTTAACTGGAGTGCATGGGGTACGTCCTCCCCACCTCGGTAAAAAGAGCAGTGGTAAAAAAGCCGCCGTCGGTGATGTCTACTTTATTCCGCCCATTATTCAAACCCAACTCGCTCAACTGCCTGCCAAGTCAAAGGGGCTACTGTTGTGGATTATCGAAGGTCATATCCTATCGTCAGAAGAACTCGGTTATCTAGCGGCGTTGCCTAGTCTAGAACCTAAGGTAAAACTGATTGTGGAATTAGGAGGCGATCGCGATGTTCGCTGGCTTCCTCTAAAACAAGCCCTCTAGAAAAAACGGTTTACCCATTACCCATTATCTACCCGCGCCAAGCGCTATCTATCAAGGAGATCATATCTATGGCAGAAGAGATTCTAAAAAACCGCGACTATACTCTAATTATCGACAAAAGTAATAGTATGTCGCTGCAAGATCAACCGGGAGGTAAAAGTCGGTGGCAAGCGGCCCAAGAATCTACATTTAAGGTAGCCCAATTCTGTGAAAAACTCGATCCAGATGGAATTACCGTTTATTTGTTTTCCGCTAACTTCCGCCGCTATGATAACGTCACGGCTAGTAAGGTAGAACAAGTTTTCCAAGAAAATACTCCCTCTGGAGTCACTAAGTTCGATCAAGTGCTTGAACATGCCCTCAATAATTATTTTGAGCGTAAAGCGGCTGGTCAAGCGAAAGAAAACGGAGAAACGTTTTTAGTGATTACCGATGGTATTGAAGGAGAAGAAGAAAAGAAAGGTGCCATTGCCTTAATTCGAGATGCCTCAAGCAAAATTGACCGCGATGAAGAGTTAGCTATTTCTTTTATCCAAGTAGGCAAAGATCCCAAAGTAACCGAGTTTCTTAAGGCTTTAGATGACCGGATGGTTGAAGTCGGTGCGAAATTCGACATTGTGGATACTGTTATCATGGAGGAAATGGAGTCCATGACCCTGACAGATGTATTGATGAATGCTATCTATGATTAGGGTTAGAGATTAGGGGATCATTGATCTCCTAGTGTATTGGGGAGGTTAGGTAGACAATGAGTTCTATTGATGATTTCTTGAATGAGTTGAAGGTTCAACATCAGCAGAAACAGCCCGGAGATCGCCAGCCTCCCCCTCTCGATCGCTTTCCTCAGCAGAACCAAGAGAATGAACCAATGGATGATTTGCTCTCTGATATTAAGTCTGGGTTTGTACATGGGAATGATGTAGAGGGAGAGGAAGTTGGGTTAGATGAGCTTCGCCAACGGTATCAGCAAGGAAAAAAAGCAGCTACTGCGGAGTCTCAAACT
This sequence is a window from Roseofilum reptotaenium CS-1145. Protein-coding genes within it:
- a CDS encoding VWA domain-containing protein, whose protein sequence is MAEEILKNRDYTLIIDKSNSMSLQDQPGGKSRWQAAQESTFKVAQFCEKLDPDGITVYLFSANFRRYDNVTASKVEQVFQENTPSGVTKFDQVLEHALNNYFERKAAGQAKENGETFLVITDGIEGEEEKKGAIALIRDASSKIDRDEELAISFIQVGKDPKVTEFLKALDDRMVEVGAKFDIVDTVIMEEMESMTLTDVLMNAIYD
- a CDS encoding diacylglycerol/polyprenol kinase family protein, producing the protein MFPPWVSVLFVLSILAGLMLLLREYQHRYSPHPEWVRKLLHVGMGLVTLSFPWLFDSPLPVIGLAMGAIAFLCSIKFIPYFHQRLGSVTDGVARSSWGEVYFPLSVALVFTLSQGNWVYYLIPMLLLTLGDAVAALIGVSYGLHTYSTSEGHKSAEGSIALFTVAFLSTHVPLLLLTETGRAESLLIAVILGLQVMVLEAIAWQGLDNIFIPIGGLIMLKLFLPMDIPSLSFRLILTLIVGLLTLNWRHRTTLNDSAVLGSAWFGYLTWVLADWRWFIAPVILFLAYSLLCPWTQQYQERRHDMRAVLSIGSTGILWLLLGKIMGETLCFYPYTLAFAAHLAIIDIAVPQFHPQLPNWRFIGRSVVKGWVLIFVPFLWIQGWDSQAIAYAGEGFMIMGPIAIVFALLQGSCRNLDETWMWIGRSAIVALGSAISLNIWVMGHG
- a CDS encoding NAD(+) kinase, whose protein sequence is MELKQVIISHKAGDPDSRKWAERCAKELDALGCRVLMGPSGAKDNPYPVFLASATEPIDLAVVLGGDGTALAATRQLAAEGIPILAVNIGGNLGFLTESADNFYDTQRVWERLQGDRYAIQRRMMLQAAVYEGNQRFIPPVSDRFLALNEICIKPASHDRMITSKLEIEIDGEVVDQYQGDGLLVSTPTGSTCYNLSANGPIIHEGMEAMTVTPICPLSLSSRPIVIPSGCIVSVWPLADYDLSTKLWTDGVMGTAIWPGHRVDVRMADYQAKFIILEENHSYYRTLRNKLQWAGTRIELDNNHRKN
- the ndhN gene encoding NAD(P)H-quinone oxidoreductase subunit N, whose protein sequence is MALIITGKKLIRDLESEGALGMYVPLEGGEEGRYIRRVRAAGYTLLSLDARGLGDLSAYLTGVHGVRPPHLGKKSSGKKAAVGDVYFIPPIIQTQLAQLPAKSKGLLLWIIEGHILSSEELGYLAALPSLEPKVKLIVELGGDRDVRWLPLKQAL